A segment of the Corylus avellana chromosome ca2, CavTom2PMs-1.0 genome:
TTACATGAGAATTGGGTTAAAGTTGAATATGTGTGTAAACTCTTAGAGGTATTCAACCGGGTAACGAAGATTGTATTTGGGAGTGACTTTCCGACAGCTAACTTATTACTTCCTGAAGTTTGGCGGATGAAAGATGTCATAAACAAGAaatctgatgatgaaaatgAATACATTAGATCCATGgcacaaaaaatgaaaattaagtttGATAAATATTGGGGTGAGTGCAATTTGTTGATGTTAGTTGCTGCAATTTTGGACCTAAGGTGTAAGATGTTGTTGATCAAATTTTGCTTTCCAATAATTTATAAAGACAGTGAAGTTGCTACAAATATTAAGCTTGTTGAAAAAGGTATGAAAGAAATTTATGATGTGTATGTCAATGAGCACAATTCAAACCTTGCGGAacaacatcttcataaaagctCTTCACATGGAGCTTCAAGTAGTAATGCAATTTGTGAAAAGGGTGACGGTGGTAGGGATTTGTTTGAGTCATTCCTTAGAACTACTGATTCGGTGCAGCAACCTATTAAATCAAACTTGGACATATACTTGGAAGAGAGTGTATTCATACCTGAGAAGGGTATGAAATTTAATGCATTGGAATGGTGGAAAGCCAATACCTTGAAGTACCATATTTTGTCTAAAGTGGCCAAATATATCTTGTCAATCCCTATTACTACTCCAATTTCAGAGTCTACTTTTAGTGCTGGGAGAAGGGTTATTGATCCCCATAGAGCTTCACTAGCACCTGAGACAGTGAAAAAATTACTATGTGAGGCTGATTAGGTGAGAGCAATGTATTGGCTAAAAAGAGGTGGTTCggtaaatttaaatttttcctaaattatttttattattttcagtttcttAATATCTTGTACTTGTACTAATTACTTTGCATTTGTTATGTTGGGTGAAGGATACGGATGATTGTGATGTGGAGATTGATTTGCTAGAGGGAAAATAATTGTTATTGTTCAATGttgcattttagttgattctgttagttgattatgtatggaattgtgaggtatagattaatatgttatatttgtttaatgttctttaaaattttagatgaTTCTTTATGGATGATtgtaatgttgggattaatctattatgtttgtttaatgttttttagcattttagttgattctgttagttttaattgtaaggttgaGATTAATATGTTATGTTTGTTCAATGTTTTTCGTATTTTAATTGATTCTGTATGAATGATTGTAAGGTGGAGATTAATCTGCTGGAGGGAACataattatgtttgttcaatgttctttagcattttaattgattttgtatttatgttAGTTGATTATGCACAATATGGAATGATTATGAGGTGGAGATTAATCTACTAGAGCCAGAGGAAACATAATTGTATGGTTTAGAAAATTAGTGTCAAtttgtttgttatatatatatatatatatatatatatatatatatatatatatatatatatatatatatatatattatgttaatattttgaatttaaagaaaaaactctaatacacttaaattacaaaaaataataataataattgagcttaggctcgagctcgaacagggttccaactgtatcgagccgagctcgagcctgagcaaaaaataaacaagccgAGCCCGATTCTAGGTTTTCTTGGTTATATCCGCTTaagtccaaatttgatgtatTTATTTCCTTTATGAAATTCAAAGCATTagtgaaaaatttattttcatctcATATTCAACGATTACAATCTAATGGTGATGGTGAATATATTTCAAAACAATTTAAATTCTTACTTGACTTACATGGCATCACTCATTGTGTAAGTTGTTCTTACACCACTCAACAGAATGGGATAGCTGAAAGGAAACATCGTCATATTGTAGACATGGGTCTTACAATGCTAGCACAATTTGGTTTATCAAAGATATTTTGGGTGGAATCCTTTCTCACtacaatatttttaattaataggcTTACAACCCCTTTGCTTAAAAATTGTTCGCCCTTCTCAGTTTTATTTCACCAAAGAACCTGATTATTCTATAGTTAGAACCTTTGGTTGCGCGTGTTACCCCCTACTTTGACCTTATAACTCAAATAAACTCATGTTTAAAAGTAAGAAGTGCATTTTCGTAGGCTATGGGTCCAACTACAAAGGCTATCGTTGTCTCAATCCCCTCACTAACAAGGTGCTTATTACTCGGCACATGGTGTTTGATGAAACAAGCTTTCTAGCCATGGTAGGGGTCCCTGCCTCTTCGACCACTCCAACAGGCTTACCAGATATTTCTTCTATACTACCTCATGTTGAAATTATTTCCACTTCACACCTTGTAGACACCACATCCCCAGTGCAGCCCCAGATTCCCATAACCTACCTATGGAGTCGTTTGAGTCCATAGACCACAATTCCCCTTCACCAAGTGCTCACACCATGGCCCCATGTGAAACCCCACCTAACAATAGTCTACCCGTGGTATCATCTGAGACTATAGACCACACTTCGAATTCTTCTAGTAGTCTCGACCTACTTGTCTCTCATGACACTACCTCTTCCCCCATTGACAACACAGCTTCGGTGCCCCCTAGCTCACATAATTCCCATTCCATGGTCACTAGAGCTAAATCTGGAAACCTTAAACCCAACTCCTTTCGTGACTACACAGCTTTGTACTCAACCAAACATCCTCTCCACACCCTGTCTTGTGTTCTACAAACTGTCGAACCAAGTTGCTACACACAGGTGGTGTTAAAACCTGAATGGAGGGCTGCTATGGGAATCGAGTTTGATGCCCTACTTGCAAATGGTACT
Coding sequences within it:
- the LOC132169899 gene encoding zinc finger BED domain-containing protein RICESLEEPER 2-like, translating into MANADISELQLVDENTVEEYENEDEFEISLGANIDDETCSVEVPNTATSGLVRVSNAEEDNASANDLAMRQLRDVFNKRKLLVVGEMLFHVRCCAHVTNLLVKDGLTEIKPIVDCVRDGIKYLVASELRLLKFAEHATNLQLSKKKLLLDMLTRWNSTYMKLATALEFRKVFPMYSYNDNIFTWVPLHENWVKVEYVCKLLEVFNRVTKIVFGSDFPTANLLLPEVWRMKDVINKKSDDENEYIRSMAQKMKIKFDKYWGECNLLMLVAAILDLRCKMLLIKFCFPIIYKDSEVATNIKLVEKGMKEIYDVYVNEHNSNLAEQHLHKSSSHGASSSNAICEKGDGGRDLFESFLRTTDSVQQPIKSNLDIYLEESVFIPEKGMKFNALEWWKANTLKYHILSKVAKYILSIPITTPISESTFSAGRRVIDPHRASLAPETVKKLLCEAD